Genomic window (Pseudovibrio brasiliensis):
GCAAACCATGCCGTTCTGCAAACACCTGCAGGGCAGGCCGGCCAGCAGGTTGGTGAGTACATCCTCAAGAACAAAGCAATCCTTGGTCTGTTTGATACCTTCTGCATGGGCATGATGAACGGCTACTTTCCGGTCAAAGCCCTTACAGACATCGGCATGCCGCTGGAAAGCCTCTCCCAATCCGCCCTTCTGGTGGAAATGGAAAAGGTGCCTCAGTCTCTGCGTGAAGACTGCCTGAAGTTCTATGAGGACCGTGGCATGACCTTTATGTTCGGCAGTGACGATGCCACTGAACTCACCCGCGAACAGGTGCTGGAACAGTGCGCCATGATGATCGCCATGGCCCGCTTCACCACCCGCTTTGGCCTGTCTGCTGTGGGTGTTCAGTACCAGCAGGGCCTGAAAGACAGCTGCGCAGCTTCAGATTTTGCTGAAGGTGCCATCGGTTCCACAGAGCGCTTCCCGATCCCGGATGAAGATGGCTCCATCATCTGGGAAGGCAAGCCAATCCCGTGCATCAACGAAGTGGACATGGGCACCGCCATTCCGCAGACCATGATGTGGCGCCTGCTGGACGCCATGGGCCTGCCTGCTGAAACCACTCTGCATGATGTGCGTTGGGGCAGCGAGTATGAAGGCACCTTCTATTGGGACTTCGAAATCTCGGGCTCCGTGCCGTTTGAGCATCTCAAGGGTGGCCTTGCAGGGGCTACCGGCTATCGCCAGCCGGCCATGTACTTCCCGAAAGGCGGGTCCAGCATCGCAGGCCAGTGTAAGGCAGGGGCTTTCCTCTGGGCGCGCGCGCATTATGAGGGCACGCAAGTCATCATGCATATCGGCACTGGCCATGCGGTTGAACTGCCGGAAGCTGAGTTTGAACGTCGCCGTAAGGCAACCACCTATGAGTGGCCATTGATGAACTGCACGCTCGATGGTGTGGGCCGTGATGATCTCATGGCAGGGCACCAGTCCAACCACATCACCGTGGCCTATGTGCCGGAAGAAAAATTGCAGGATGTGCTGCAGGCCTTCGTGGCTCAGGCGCTCACGCAGGGCATCAACGTCAAAATCGCAGGCTCTGCGAAAGATCTGCTTTAAACCCAGCAAAACAGAGTTTGAGCATCCCGTGGTGCTCAAACTCACGCAAAAGCTGCGGGATATCCACGGACACCACCCCGCACCTGCCATATTCTACTTGGCAATTTGAGGAAGGCTGACTACCACTCGACAGTTAAGCGTACCTACAAAAATCAGGGCGAGAAAGCACGCAATGGCCAAAAAGCCAGATGAAATTGCAAAGGCGCTGGGCGTCTCCATCACCACAGTGCGATTGGTGCTGGGCGGCAAGGCGGAAAAGTACCGCATCAGCAAAGCCACCCAAGCCCGCATTCGTGAGTATGTGGAAGAGCATGGCGTCAAATTTGATCTGACGGCCCGCAGCCTCAAGCTGAAACGCACCAACACCTTCGGCCTGATCATCCCGCGCTTAGCCAACCCGTTCTTCGCCAAGCTTTCCGAAGAACTGGAACACCGCTGCCGAGAAACCGGCTACCAGCTCATCATCAGTTGTTCCAATTCCGATGAGGAAACGGAAAAGGAGCTGGCCAGCGGCCTTGTTCAGCGCAATGTGGATGGCCTGTTCGTGGTGTCTTCCACCTCTGACAGCCAGCAACATTTGGGCAAAACCATCTCAAAACCAATGGTGTTTCTGGACCGGGACTACGGCAACACCGACGCGCCTATCATCACCTCCAGCAACTTTGAGGGTGCCAAAGACCTCGCCGCCGCCATTGCCAAACACGCAGACGGAGAGCCGGTCTACTTCCTCATCGGCGGCAGTAATCAGCCAACCATCACCGAGCGTGCTCGCGGTTATCTGGAAGTCATGCCGCAAAATACTGAGAAAGACTGGACCCTGCAATCTGCCCGCAACCGCACGCAGGATGGCGAGCAGATGATGCTGGAACTCTGGGAGAAGCTTGGCAAAGCCCCGCAGAACCTGATGGTGTCATCTCTGCCTGTTCTGGAAGGGGCATTGGCCGTCCTGCGCGAAAAGCTGGGCCACATTCCACCTCAGCTGCGTCTGGCCACCTTCGATGACAACAAAATGCTGTCTTTCTTGCCCAACGAGATCTGGTCGGTCAAACAGAACGAGGCAGAATGGGCCGAAGCGGCGCTGGAAGCCATGACTCAGACCATGAGTAGCGAGAAGGCCCACAGCAAAACCATCGCCACGCGCCTGATCCACCGGCCTAAAGATCAGTAATCCGTCACTATTTGTGGCGGAAATGCGGCGGGGAATTATCCCTTTGAAAACCATAGAACCGGAAGAAGCTGCTCTTTCCGCTGCGTAACCGTTATATTCCTTAGGTATGTAGAGCAGGCAAATGCGCTAGTCTGCCTGCGGCTATGGTACTCTTTGGAGACGAACTCGGGCTTATCCCTGAAACGCACACCAGATTTCGGCTTATGGATACGCGCGAAAACGAACAGTTAGAGCATCATCGGATGCCCTGACCAGCTGGGAGCATGTAGATGGACACTATTGGGCCAATCCAAAATCGCGTAAGTCGTTTCTTCATTGATGTCGACGACCGAAATTGGGAGTCCGTCGAAGGTGTCATGACCAGCCGTGTGCATCTGGATTACTCCTCCTTTGGGGCAGGAGAACCCGTGGATCTGACACCAGCTGAAATCACAACAGCCTGGAAAGAGCTGCTGCCCGGTTTCGACCAGACCCACCACCAGGTCAGCAATCCGCTCATTGAATCCAAAGAGCAAAAAGCCAACGTGAAAGTCCACGCCACCGCCACCCATTTCATTGATGGCGCAGAGGGCGGTGATCTCTGGGTGGTCTATGGCACCTACAACATTGCGCTGGTGCATGAAGGCGGCACGTGGAAGATCAGCCGCATCCAGTTCAATTTCAAATTCCAAGACGGCAACATGGATCTGCCGGTCATCGCGCAGGCCCGCGCTGACGCGAAAGCCAAGGCCGAGTAACAGGCAAGCCGCAGACACCATTTAGCTCTGGGCGAATGCGCGCAAGCCGCCTATAAATGCAGGGATGTTTTCGCCAGTACCGGCTCAGCAGGATCTGCATATGCTTTTGAATGTTCTTTCTAAATGCGCTCTGGCTGCTGCTCTTCTGATAGCAGCGTGGGCTGCAACCCCAGCTCTGGCTCAGGACAAACCCAGCAAAACTGAAAAGTTCTTTCCCGGCATCATTGGCGAAGACAACCGTGAGATCATCGACAGCTGGGACAAGCCGTGGAACGCCATTGGCCGCGTCAACGTCGCTGGGTTCCGCTCCCGCTCCATGTGCTCTGGCACTCTGATCTCTGACCGTATGGTCATCACCGCCGCCCATTGCCTTTACAACGCGCGCACCGGCAAGGCGCACGTGCCCTCCAAGATCAACTTCGTGGCGGGCGTGCGCCGCGATAAGTTCATCGCCCACACCACAGCTGCGTGCACCCACCTGCTGGATGGCTACACCTTCACCAAGCGCCCAACTCTGAAACATGCCGCAACCGATGTGGGTGTGATCATCCTCTCAAAGCCGCTGGACGTGCCTCCCATGCCCGTGATCAGCAAAGCACCGCAAGTGACCCGCAACCTTGACCTTACCAGCGCCGGATACGCCAGAGACCGCCCATTCCTGCTCGCCGCCGATAAAAACTGCAAGCTCTACAAAGACCGCGGCAACCTCTGGCTCACCAGCTGCGACACCAACTACGGCGGCTCAGGTGGTCCTGTGATGGTGGAAGAAGACGGCCAACTCAAACTCACCGCCATCATGGTCGCCTCCGCTCAAAACAAATTCTCCATCGCCGTCCCAAAGAACGTCTGGGCCCACCTGCTTGAGAAAACCACCTGCGAAGGAAACTAGGCTTAAGCCTGCCTTTACCTTAAGAAGCGCTCAAACTCACAAGCCCGAAGCACACCCGTCCTGTCTCTTGTTGCCAATGAAAAACAACAAGAAGGGACATTGCAATGAACTTCAAAATGATTGTCGGTCTTTGTCTGATGCTTATAGCAGGACCAACAGCTGCCAATGCGGCGCTAGTTCCTTGTAAAGACATTCCGAGCGTTCAGGAATCTGCGAGCATTATTGCAAACGCAGGTATGGGTGGGCATGTCGGCAAACATGTTTTGGATGTCGGTACTCCAGGAAATAACCCAACAGGTGGAACGACCTATTACGACAGCATCTCGCAGTACAATGCGGTCGTGAAAGCGTGGTTGGAAAAATCAGAACTCTATTGTGACACCAACGCACCGCTAAATACTGTTGATGAAGAATTTGCGGAAGAGAAAGTTATTAGCGATGAGAGCCTTTGGTACGGTGTGCCCTGCTCAACAGGTTATGTGCTCAACGTTGATGGTCGACGTTTCTGTTCCGTCGGCGGACTTCCTTACAAACCGCGTGATTTTGCTTTTGTTGTTAAACGGGTAAATCACGCAGGCGCTGATAAGTGGATCCTTCTTACGACGTTCCCACGTCAATGAATCTGTTAGGCGCAGCACACTGCTGCGCCTTCCACCTTCGCAAGCACCTAAGCAGCAATCCGCCCCGCCAAATACCGCTCCCGCACATCAATGATACAGCGTTGTCTTGAAGAATGCGCCACCTCATGCGGGGCGAAGTCAGATTCAACTCCGTCCAGAAAATCCACGGTTTGCCGCAGCAAGCCAAGGTGCTCCTTTGAGAACTGGTGAGGCTGAGCCTCTGTCATCTTCTCAATAAACCGCACGCCAGCCTGTTTCTGGAAGATTGTGTCCGGCTGGCCATCGCGGGTGCAGATGCCATAGGTGCCGTTGAGAAAATGGCCCCAGGTGCGATCTTCCAGATCGCCATCAAAAGCAGCCATCACATCAGGATGCAGTGCGTGCAGCCGCGCACCTAGTTCTCCGGCCAAAAACGCCTCTTTAGCACTGCGGAAACGGGAGAGGAAGAATGCCTTGGCCGCTTGCTCCTGTGTCAGACCAAAGCATTGCAGATCTTCAAACCAGCGCCGATGACTTTTCAGGTGAAAGCGATAAAGCTCCCGTTCCTGATATTGTCCGAGGAAGGAGACACACAGCGAGCTGTTGGTGAACAGATAGGAGGCAGCAGGCATCACCCGCCGCTCCAGCAGGCTCTGCCAGTCGATTGAAGAAAGACCAAGCAGATCAAGGAACACCTGTTCCTCGTAAAACTCTGAGTAAAGATAATTGAGCAGCACGATACGCTCCTAAAAGCTTGAGATGGAAAAACCACCTCAAGCTCTAACCCACTTCACTCAAGCGATGTTTCGATAGAGATCGAACTAACTTACCCGGCCCGAACCTGACTCAAAAATACCTGCATCGCATCCTGCATCTGATCCGAGCGCTCTGACAGGTTGGCGATGGAATGATGGATCTCCTCCGAAAGCTCACCCGTTTTGCCCGCTGATACCTTCACCGTGTTGATCGCCCGTGCAATCGCTGCAGTCCCATCCGCTGCACTGGAGATGTTCTCCGCAATGCTGTTGGTCGCCGTAGCCTGTTGATCTGCAGCAGATGCCATCGCTGTGGTGTGCTCGCGGAAGGAGTTCACCAACGCTGTCAGCTCATCCGTTGCGCAGATGGAAGCATCCACCACACTGCGCATTTCCTGTATCTGCGCTTCAATCTCATCGGTGGCAGACCCAGTCTGCTGCGCCAGTGCCTTCACCTCAGAGGCCACAACTGCAAACCCTTTGCCTGCTTCCCCGGCACGCGCCGCTTCAATGGTTGCGTTGAGTGCCAACAGATTGGTCTGGTCGGAAATGGCATGGATCAGGTCTGTTACCTCACCAATACGCGCCACAACGCCCTGCAATCGGCCAACGGCTGCGTTGGTCTGTTCCACCTGAGCGGCAGCGCTTTGTGCCACATCTGAGCTGGTGGAAACCTGTCCGTTGATCTCATTGATAGAGGCTGAAAGCTCCTCTGTCGCCCCTGCAACACCCTGCATGTTGCGGCTGGCTTCTTCAGAAGACACAGAGGCGATCTCAGACTCTTCTGTGGTCTGTGCTGCAATCTCTGCAAGGCTGCTGGCAGTGGCATCTAGCTGCGTGGTGGAGCTGCGAATGTCCGTGGAGATTGCCAGAACAGAGCCTTCCAGATCGCAAGCCAGCCGGTCCAGCTCCGCACGGCGTTTTGCTTCTGCCGCCTCACGTGCCTGTTTGCGTTGGGCCTCAAATTCCTGAGACTTCTGAAGCTCTTCTTTGAACACCCCCAAAGCCTTGGAAAGTGCGCCAATCTCATCACCGCGGGCAGTATGGCCAATGGAAACATCCAGTTGCCCCTGTGCCAGAGCGTGAGTGGTATCCGTCAGCTGTTTCATAGGCTTGGAGATCAACGCATAGTTCAGATAGCCCATCAGCAAAGCTGCAAGAGCAACGGCCACAGCGCCTATGAGGGAAACCGATTGGAGGATTTGCAGGTCATGTTCCTGCGATCCGGTCAAAATCTCTCGGCGTAGCTTCAGCTCTTTAACGATCGCCTCAAAGCCAAGCTCAATCTCCTCCAGCAGCAAAGCGCTGGTGCCGTCCATCTCCATTTCACGGGCAACATCATGGGTCGCTTCATCCGCCATCAGC
Coding sequences:
- a CDS encoding trypsin-like serine peptidase; this translates as MLLNVLSKCALAAALLIAAWAATPALAQDKPSKTEKFFPGIIGEDNREIIDSWDKPWNAIGRVNVAGFRSRSMCSGTLISDRMVITAAHCLYNARTGKAHVPSKINFVAGVRRDKFIAHTTAACTHLLDGYTFTKRPTLKHAATDVGVIILSKPLDVPPMPVISKAPQVTRNLDLTSAGYARDRPFLLAADKNCKLYKDRGNLWLTSCDTNYGGSGGPVMVEEDGQLKLTAIMVASAQNKFSIAVPKNVWAHLLEKTTCEGN
- a CDS encoding signal transduction protein; protein product: MLNLPQAPAPISVADKEILVVTNADLRESANVTCWPTFEDYAQRLETALTAQGFKMKRAHEYDAARGHGFISSQKEGSELFAKIDPEAPLIVLLTAWQYSHHIAPSLAKHKGPILLLANFDGTWPGLVGMLCMAGSLTSLGVEYSRLWSQTFEDDFFKSGLGTWLKDGKLSHDTSYLQDVSANHAVLQTPAGQAGQQVGEYILKNKAILGLFDTFCMGMMNGYFPVKALTDIGMPLESLSQSALLVEMEKVPQSLREDCLKFYEDRGMTFMFGSDDATELTREQVLEQCAMMIAMARFTTRFGLSAVGVQYQQGLKDSCAASDFAEGAIGSTERFPIPDEDGSIIWEGKPIPCINEVDMGTAIPQTMMWRLLDAMGLPAETTLHDVRWGSEYEGTFYWDFEISGSVPFEHLKGGLAGATGYRQPAMYFPKGGSSIAGQCKAGAFLWARAHYEGTQVIMHIGTGHAVELPEAEFERRRKATTYEWPLMNCTLDGVGRDDLMAGHQSNHITVAYVPEEKLQDVLQAFVAQALTQGINVKIAGSAKDLL
- a CDS encoding DUF6058 family natural product biosynthesis protein, producing MLLNYLYSEFYEEQVFLDLLGLSSIDWQSLLERRVMPAASYLFTNSSLCVSFLGQYQERELYRFHLKSHRRWFEDLQCFGLTQEQAAKAFFLSRFRSAKEAFLAGELGARLHALHPDVMAAFDGDLEDRTWGHFLNGTYGICTRDGQPDTIFQKQAGVRFIEKMTEAQPHQFSKEHLGLLRQTVDFLDGVESDFAPHEVAHSSRQRCIIDVRERYLAGRIAA
- a CDS encoding methyl-accepting chemotaxis protein; protein product: MLRNLSVSSKGVAAFGILAVVGLLISSLSYFSSLRVSRDAVEVAHFHTIQTELEELEILVLDQAISLKNYLLTGQHHWAEKLEHDAELIPKIFDEIGTDVDALQLEATSMAELLSAWQSWMDAYTNTQIMLMADEATHDVAREMEMDGTSALLLEEIELGFEAIVKELKLRREILTGSQEHDLQILQSVSLIGAVAVALAALLMGYLNYALISKPMKQLTDTTHALAQGQLDVSIGHTARGDEIGALSKALGVFKEELQKSQEFEAQRKQAREAAEAKRRAELDRLACDLEGSVLAISTDIRSSTTQLDATASSLAEIAAQTTEESEIASVSSEEASRNMQGVAGATEELSASINEINGQVSTSSDVAQSAAAQVEQTNAAVGRLQGVVARIGEVTDLIHAISDQTNLLALNATIEAARAGEAGKGFAVVASEVKALAQQTGSATDEIEAQIQEMRSVVDASICATDELTALVNSFREHTTAMASAADQQATATNSIAENISSAADGTAAIARAINTVKVSAGKTGELSEEIHHSIANLSERSDQMQDAMQVFLSQVRAG
- a CDS encoding LacI family DNA-binding transcriptional regulator → MAKKPDEIAKALGVSITTVRLVLGGKAEKYRISKATQARIREYVEEHGVKFDLTARSLKLKRTNTFGLIIPRLANPFFAKLSEELEHRCRETGYQLIISCSNSDEETEKELASGLVQRNVDGLFVVSSTSDSQQHLGKTISKPMVFLDRDYGNTDAPIITSSNFEGAKDLAAAIAKHADGEPVYFLIGGSNQPTITERARGYLEVMPQNTEKDWTLQSARNRTQDGEQMMLELWEKLGKAPQNLMVSSLPVLEGALAVLREKLGHIPPQLRLATFDDNKMLSFLPNEIWSVKQNEAEWAEAALEAMTQTMSSEKAHSKTIATRLIHRPKDQ
- a CDS encoding nuclear transport factor 2 family protein → MDTIGPIQNRVSRFFIDVDDRNWESVEGVMTSRVHLDYSSFGAGEPVDLTPAEITTAWKELLPGFDQTHHQVSNPLIESKEQKANVKVHATATHFIDGAEGGDLWVVYGTYNIALVHEGGTWKISRIQFNFKFQDGNMDLPVIAQARADAKAKAE